In one window of Brenneria goodwinii DNA:
- a CDS encoding ABC transporter ATP-binding protein, producing MTYALELAQLTKTYSGGVKALRGIDLRVEAGDFYALLGPNGAGKSTTIGIISSLVNKTAGKVRVFGYDLEQDVVNAKRQLGLVPQEFNFNPFETVLQIVVNQAGYYGVKRHDALQRAEKYLKQLDLWGKRDERARMLSGGMKRRLMIARALMHEPKLLILDEPTAGVDIELRRSMWGFLKELNAQGTTIILTTHYLEEAEMLCRNIGIIQNGELVENTSMKHLLSKLKSETFIFDLAIKSPLPKLDGYKHRLLDTSTLEVEVMREQGLNGVFSQLSAQGIQVLSMRNKANRLEELFVTLVNGYGEKA from the coding sequence ATGACATATGCACTGGAACTGGCGCAGTTAACCAAAACCTACTCAGGAGGAGTCAAGGCGCTGCGTGGCATCGATCTGCGCGTTGAGGCCGGCGATTTCTATGCGCTGTTAGGACCGAACGGCGCAGGGAAGTCCACCACGATCGGTATCATCAGCTCGCTGGTCAATAAAACCGCCGGCAAAGTTCGGGTATTTGGTTACGATCTTGAGCAGGATGTGGTCAATGCGAAGCGTCAATTAGGGCTGGTCCCGCAAGAGTTCAACTTTAATCCGTTTGAAACCGTATTGCAGATCGTGGTCAATCAGGCGGGTTACTACGGCGTAAAACGTCATGATGCCCTGCAACGGGCGGAAAAATACCTGAAACAGCTGGATTTATGGGGAAAACGCGACGAACGCGCCCGGATGTTATCCGGCGGCATGAAGCGCCGTCTGATGATTGCCCGCGCGCTGATGCATGAGCCTAAATTACTGATCCTTGATGAACCCACCGCCGGCGTGGATATCGAACTGCGCCGCTCCATGTGGGGATTTCTGAAAGAACTCAATGCGCAGGGAACCACGATTATTTTGACCACCCACTATCTGGAAGAAGCGGAGATGCTGTGCCGTAACATCGGGATTATCCAGAATGGCGAACTGGTGGAAAATACCTCCATGAAGCACCTGCTTTCCAAACTTAAATCAGAAACCTTTATTTTCGACCTGGCCATCAAGAGTCCGTTGCCGAAGCTTGATGGTTATAAACATCGTTTGCTGGATACCTCGACGCTGGAAGTCGAGGTCATGCGTGAGCAGGGGTTGAACGGGGTATTCAGTCAGCTCAGCGCGCAGGGGATTCAGGTGCTAAGTATGCGCAACAAGGCTAACCGGTTGGAAGAGCTGTTTGTCACCCTGGTTAATGGTTATGGAGAAAAAGCATGA
- a CDS encoding ABC transporter permease produces the protein MMRLYWVALQSLWIKEINRFGRIWIQTLVPPVITMTLYFIIFGNLIGSRIGDMHGFDYMQFIVPGLIMMSVITNAYANVASSFFSAKFQRNIEELLVAPVPTHVVIAGYVGGGVARGICVGVLVTAVSLFFVPLHVHAWWMIILTLVLTAVLFSLAGLLNAVFAKSFDDISLIPTFVLTPLTYLGGVFYSLTLLPPLWQAISKLNPIVYMISGFRYGFLGIQDVPLAFTMAVLIAFIVVFYIMAWWLIEHGRGLRS, from the coding sequence ATGATGCGTTTGTATTGGGTGGCGTTGCAGAGTCTGTGGATTAAAGAGATAAATCGTTTTGGCCGGATCTGGATACAGACGCTGGTGCCGCCGGTTATCACGATGACGTTGTATTTCATTATCTTCGGTAATCTGATTGGTTCGCGTATTGGCGATATGCATGGTTTTGATTATATGCAGTTTATCGTTCCTGGGCTGATCATGATGTCGGTGATTACCAATGCCTATGCGAACGTGGCCTCTTCCTTTTTCAGCGCGAAATTTCAGCGCAATATTGAAGAGTTGCTGGTGGCGCCGGTGCCTACGCATGTGGTGATTGCCGGTTATGTCGGCGGCGGCGTTGCGCGCGGCATTTGCGTCGGGGTGCTGGTAACGGCGGTGTCGCTGTTTTTTGTGCCGCTGCATGTTCATGCCTGGTGGATGATTATTTTAACGTTGGTGCTGACGGCGGTATTGTTCTCACTGGCGGGGTTGCTGAATGCGGTTTTTGCCAAAAGTTTCGATGACATCAGCCTGATCCCGACCTTCGTGCTAACGCCGTTAACCTATCTTGGCGGGGTGTTCTATTCGCTGACGCTATTGCCACCGCTCTGGCAGGCGATATCAAAACTTAACCCCATCGTGTATATGATCAGCGGCTTCCGCTACGGTTTTCTTGGCATTCAGGATGTCCCGCTGGCATTTACCATGGCCGTGTTGATCGCTTTTATCGTGGTGTTTTACATCATGGCATGGTGGCTGATTGAGCACGGTCGCGGGCTGAGAAGCTGA